The Desulfosporosinus acidiphilus SJ4 genome has a window encoding:
- a CDS encoding IS110 family transposase yields the protein MIGVDIGHETQHARAFDWRGVELGKVFRFENSKEGFEAFGRWVEKLKHSVGKTAVMVGSEPTGHYWFNLVPYLKESGMKLVLVNPHHVKKSKEMDDNHPSKTDRKDPKTIAKLVCEGRYNIPHIPEGVYAELRIMMELRLRVCKELNQIKNRVQRWLSIYFPEFVKVYCKIDTVSGLLVLENVPMPEDILALGAAGLNGLWRQSKIKAVGMKKATSLFEAAKSSVGCKNGGDAARLELRLLLADYRTKMEQYTQIMEEVEKLCRQVPNVEKLLEIGGIGFVTVAGFVVEVGDIRRFQSPKQIQKLAGLALRENSSGQCKGQTTISRRGRARLRAVLFQAVMPLVSKNQEFKKIHQYYTSRAKNPLKKKQSLIALSCKLIRVFYALLTKGCAYDPVKLVTDINRPVDRLAA from the coding sequence GTGATTGGAGTGGACATTGGCCATGAGACGCAGCATGCCAGGGCATTCGACTGGCGGGGCGTAGAACTTGGTAAAGTATTCCGCTTTGAAAACAGCAAGGAGGGATTTGAGGCGTTTGGCAGATGGGTGGAAAAGCTGAAACACAGCGTGGGGAAAACTGCTGTCATGGTAGGCTCGGAGCCGACCGGTCACTACTGGTTCAATCTGGTGCCATACCTGAAAGAAAGCGGAATGAAGCTGGTTCTGGTGAATCCCCATCATGTGAAGAAAAGCAAGGAGATGGATGACAACCATCCGAGCAAGACCGATCGCAAAGACCCAAAAACCATTGCCAAACTGGTATGTGAGGGGCGGTACAACATTCCACATATTCCAGAGGGCGTATACGCTGAGCTGCGTATCATGATGGAACTTCGGTTGCGGGTTTGCAAAGAGTTAAATCAGATCAAGAACCGTGTCCAAAGGTGGCTGTCGATCTACTTTCCCGAATTTGTGAAGGTGTACTGCAAAATCGATACGGTAAGCGGTCTGCTTGTTCTGGAGAACGTGCCGATGCCGGAGGATATCCTGGCTCTGGGAGCCGCCGGACTCAACGGGCTGTGGCGGCAATCTAAGATCAAAGCCGTTGGGATGAAGAAGGCTACGAGCTTGTTTGAAGCGGCTAAAAGCAGCGTGGGATGCAAAAACGGCGGCGATGCAGCTCGACTGGAGCTTCGGCTTCTGCTGGCGGATTACCGCACCAAGATGGAACAGTACACGCAGATCATGGAGGAAGTGGAAAAATTGTGTAGGCAAGTTCCAAACGTGGAAAAGCTGCTGGAGATAGGCGGCATAGGTTTTGTCACGGTTGCCGGTTTTGTAGTCGAAGTTGGGGATATTCGACGCTTTCAGTCCCCAAAGCAGATACAGAAGCTGGCGGGTCTGGCCCTGCGGGAGAACAGTTCCGGTCAGTGTAAGGGGCAAACAACAATCAGCCGACGCGGAAGGGCGCGATTGCGTGCAGTTCTGTTTCAGGCAGTAATGCCTTTGGTATCCAAAAATCAGGAGTTCAAGAAAATCCACCAATACTACACTAGCAGGGCGAAGAATCCTTTGAAGAAAAAACAGTCGCTCATTGCCCTGAGCTGCAAGTTGATCCGAGTGTTTTACGCACTGTTAACCAAGGGCTGTGCATATGATCCTGTGAAGCTTGTAACAGATATTAACCGGCCAGTGGATAGGTTAGCAGCTTAA
- a CDS encoding phage replisome organizer N-terminal domain-containing protein: MSKKKPTLQEVIFNLPHQLKVKRLTSEQKWLWVVILILSFESPIPGKLYIDNNLAVSEEDLAWKSSIPIENLKSHLISLQKLNMLRKDNNAWVIMESAKQDECHNNSDIKTEANLNSSQSVNSDELEIAKEMGYTTEEWIALKNPKT; this comes from the coding sequence ATGTCTAAAAAGAAACCTACGCTACAGGAAGTAATTTTTAATTTACCTCATCAATTAAAGGTTAAACGACTTACATCTGAGCAAAAATGGTTATGGGTAGTAATTTTAATTTTATCTTTTGAGTCACCGATTCCAGGGAAGCTATACATAGATAATAACTTAGCTGTTTCTGAAGAGGATTTAGCGTGGAAATCATCAATTCCTATTGAAAATTTAAAATCTCATCTAATTTCATTACAAAAACTCAATATGCTAAGGAAAGATAACAATGCTTGGGTTATTATGGAATCGGCAAAGCAAGATGAATGCCACAATAATTCAGATATAAAGACTGAAGCTAATTTAAATAGTTCTCAATCAGTAAATTCGGATGAATTAGAGATTGCCAAGGAAATGGGTTACACGACGGAGGAATGGATTGCGCTTAAAAACCCAAAAACCTAA